In one window of Meleagris gallopavo isolate NT-WF06-2002-E0010 breed Aviagen turkey brand Nicholas breeding stock chromosome 4, Turkey_5.1, whole genome shotgun sequence DNA:
- the STOX2 gene encoding storkhead-box protein 2 isoform X1, producing MHSVLTSQLLWILYWSMEPDHRGSGDVSPISMSPISQSQFIPLGEILCLAISAMNSARKQVTQEALMEHLTTCFPGVPTPSPEILRHTLNMLVRERKIYPTPDGYFIVTPQTYFITPSLIRTNSKWYHLDERIPDRSQCTSPQQGTITPSTSGCVRDRTLPKNHCDSCHCCREDMHSMHASTLQRKSAKDCKDSYCPPSLCQVPPTEKSKSTVNFSYKAETLTKPKDVEKQSKKFGLKLFRLSFKKDKTKQLANFSAQFPPEEWPLRDEDTPTTIPREVEMEIIRRINPDLTVENVMRHTALMKKLEEEKAQRSKAGSSAHHSGRSKKSRNHRKSHGKSRSHSKTRVSKGDPSDGSHLDIPAEREYEFYDPLTRSPREGCFIIEHKGDNFIMHSNPSMIESHFPMTPEWDVSGELAKRRTEMPFPEPSRGSSHSKVHRSHSHTQDRRSRNERSSKAKERSRSMDNSKGPLGSATLGTPEDMGEGCSPDDQTTSQTYIDDSTLRPSQSLSHQRALISSASYKETCIPEIASGSVETPSSCSLLEQKPTENLPSYSELNSCTTKSAVDDYFQCNTSSETVLTAPSPLGKNKEDHDTLTGTDGLKKMTPSERQSQHVPREPGVHKEESPKGPSSGSVVVGQTPEVIANGRLVQHHSAESSSLDKRKEIFSKDTLFKPLHNTLSVNSFHKSSTPLLKPHQKTPSDTLPVRCEKLEQAIVTSVTQVMPVSQRQQETAGNQEASFDYYNVSDDDDSEEGTNKNAEEEKNRDDVGTMQWLLEREKERDLQRKFEKNLTLLTPKETENSNNQRATHSARLDSMDSSSITVDSGFNSPRLRILHSSILLSPSGL from the exons GGGTTCCAACACCTAGTCCAGAAATCCTTCGACATACCTTGAATATGCTTGTACGGGAGAGGAAAATATACCCAACTCCAGATGGTTATTTCATTGTAACCCCACAGACTTACTTTATAACACCATCTCTCATAAGAACTAACAGTAAATGGTACCATTTGGATGAGAGGATACCTGACAGGTCTCAATGTACCTCTCCACAACAAGGAACTATCACTCCCTCCACCTCGGGATGCGTCAGGGATCGAACACTACCCAAAAACCACTGCGACTCCTGCCATTGTTGCAGAGAAGACATGCACAGCATGCATGCATCTACCCTGCAGAGGAAGTCAGCAAAAGACTGTAAAGACTCATATTGTCCTCCTTCATTATGCCAGGTCCCACCCACTGAGAAAAGTAAAAGTACTGTCAATTTTTCTTATAAGGCAGAGACGCTCACAAAGCCTAAGGATGTAGAAAAGCAGTCAAAGAAATTTGGACTCAAATTATTCCGATTAAGTTTTAAGAAGGACAAGACAAAACAGTTGGCAAATTTCTCTGCCCAGTTTCCTCCAGAGGAGTGGCCACTGAGAGACGAGGACACCCCTACCACTATACCTAGAGAGGTAGAGATGGAGATTATCAGGCGCATTAACCCAGATTTGACTGTGGAAAATGTCATGAGGCACACTGCACTAATGAAGAaacttgaagaagaaaaagctcaaCGAAGCAAAGCGGGATCTTCAGCTCACCACAGTGGACGAAGTAAAAAAAGTAGGAATCACAGAAAGTCTCATGGGAAATCGAGGTCACACAGCAAGACTCGGGTATCCAAAGGAGATCCATCAGATGGCTCTCATTTGGATATACCTGCTGAAAGAGAGTATGAGTTCTATGATCCCTTGACTCGATCCCCACGGGAAGGCTGTTTCATAATAGAACACAAGGGAGATAATTTTATAATGCACAGCAACCCTAGCATGATTGAATCTCACTTTCCCATGACACCAGAATGGGATGTGTCTGGTGAGCTGGCCaaaagaagaactgaaatgcCTTTTCCTGAACCTTCCAGGGGAAGCTCCCACTCTAAGGTCCATCGGAGCCACAGCCATACACAGGATAGACGATCGAGGAATGAGCGGTCTAGTAAGGCTAAAGAAAGGTCTAGATCCATGGATAACTCCAAGGGACCTCTGGGCTCAGCTACTTTAGGCACACCTGAAGACATGGGTGAAGGCTGTAGCCCAGATGACCAAACAACTAGCCAAACTTACATTGATGATAGTACCTTAAGGCCATCTCAGTCACTCAGTCATCAAAGGGCTCTGATTTCATCTGCAAGCTACAAAGAGACTTGCATCCCTGAAATAGCTAGCGGCAGTGTAGAAACCCCCAGTTCCTGTAGTCTGCTGGAACAAAAGCCTACGGAGAATTTGCCATCGTATAGTGAGCTCAACTCCTGCACAACAAAATCTGCAGTCGATGACTATTTCCAGTGCAACACGTCCAGTGAGACTGTGCTTACTGCTCCGTCACCACTGGGAAAGAACAAAGAGGATCATGACACGCTGACAGGGACAGATGGGCTCAAAAAAATGACTCCCTCAGAAAGACAGTCTCAGCATGTTCCCAGGGAGCCTGGGGTGCACAAAGAGGAGTCCCCAAAGGGCCCAAGCAGTGGTTCAGTGGTTGTTGGCCAGACTCCAGAGGTGATTGCAAATGGACGGCTGGTTCAACACCACAGTGCTGAATCAAGCAGCCTtgataaaaggaaagaaatatttagcaAGGATACACTCTTCAAACCTCTGCACAACACTCTCTCTGTGAATAGTTTCCATAAGTCTAGCACACCCCTGCTAAAGCCCCATCAAAAGACCCCTTCTGACACGTTACCAGTCAGATGTGAGAAACTTGAACAAGCGATAGTAACCTCAGTCACACAAGTCATGCCTGTCTCACAGAGACAGCAAGAGACAGCTGGGAACCAGGAGGCCTCTTTTGACTACTACAACGTATCTGATGATGACGACTCAGAGGAGGGAACCAACAAAAATGCCGAGGAAGAGAAGAACAGGGATGATGTTGGCACAATGCAGTGGCTCctggagagggaaaaagagagagatctGCAAAGAAAGTTCGAGAAGAATCTCACTCTTCTCACcccaaaagaaacagaaaatagcaaCAACCAGAGAGCCACCCACTCAGCCCGTCTGGACAGCAtggacagcagcagcattacTGTGGACAGCGGGTTCAACTCTCCACG GTTAAGAATCCTTCACTCGAGCATACTTCTTTCTCCCTCTGGACTTTAG
- the STOX2 gene encoding storkhead-box protein 2 isoform X2 produces MSPISQSQFIPLGEILCLAISAMNSARKQVTQEALMEHLTTCFPGVPTPSPEILRHTLNMLVRERKIYPTPDGYFIVTPQTYFITPSLIRTNSKWYHLDERIPDRSQCTSPQQGTITPSTSGCVRDRTLPKNHCDSCHCCREDMHSMHASTLQRKSAKDCKDSYCPPSLCQVPPTEKSKSTVNFSYKAETLTKPKDVEKQSKKFGLKLFRLSFKKDKTKQLANFSAQFPPEEWPLRDEDTPTTIPREVEMEIIRRINPDLTVENVMRHTALMKKLEEEKAQRSKAGSSAHHSGRSKKSRNHRKSHGKSRSHSKTRVSKGDPSDGSHLDIPAEREYEFYDPLTRSPREGCFIIEHKGDNFIMHSNPSMIESHFPMTPEWDVSGELAKRRTEMPFPEPSRGSSHSKVHRSHSHTQDRRSRNERSSKAKERSRSMDNSKGPLGSATLGTPEDMGEGCSPDDQTTSQTYIDDSTLRPSQSLSHQRALISSASYKETCIPEIASGSVETPSSCSLLEQKPTENLPSYSELNSCTTKSAVDDYFQCNTSSETVLTAPSPLGKNKEDHDTLTGTDGLKKMTPSERQSQHVPREPGVHKEESPKGPSSGSVVVGQTPEVIANGRLVQHHSAESSSLDKRKEIFSKDTLFKPLHNTLSVNSFHKSSTPLLKPHQKTPSDTLPVRCEKLEQAIVTSVTQVMPVSQRQQETAGNQEASFDYYNVSDDDDSEEGTNKNAEEEKNRDDVGTMQWLLEREKERDLQRKFEKNLTLLTPKETENSNNQRATHSARLDSMDSSSITVDSGFNSPRLRILHSSILLSPSGL; encoded by the exons GGGTTCCAACACCTAGTCCAGAAATCCTTCGACATACCTTGAATATGCTTGTACGGGAGAGGAAAATATACCCAACTCCAGATGGTTATTTCATTGTAACCCCACAGACTTACTTTATAACACCATCTCTCATAAGAACTAACAGTAAATGGTACCATTTGGATGAGAGGATACCTGACAGGTCTCAATGTACCTCTCCACAACAAGGAACTATCACTCCCTCCACCTCGGGATGCGTCAGGGATCGAACACTACCCAAAAACCACTGCGACTCCTGCCATTGTTGCAGAGAAGACATGCACAGCATGCATGCATCTACCCTGCAGAGGAAGTCAGCAAAAGACTGTAAAGACTCATATTGTCCTCCTTCATTATGCCAGGTCCCACCCACTGAGAAAAGTAAAAGTACTGTCAATTTTTCTTATAAGGCAGAGACGCTCACAAAGCCTAAGGATGTAGAAAAGCAGTCAAAGAAATTTGGACTCAAATTATTCCGATTAAGTTTTAAGAAGGACAAGACAAAACAGTTGGCAAATTTCTCTGCCCAGTTTCCTCCAGAGGAGTGGCCACTGAGAGACGAGGACACCCCTACCACTATACCTAGAGAGGTAGAGATGGAGATTATCAGGCGCATTAACCCAGATTTGACTGTGGAAAATGTCATGAGGCACACTGCACTAATGAAGAaacttgaagaagaaaaagctcaaCGAAGCAAAGCGGGATCTTCAGCTCACCACAGTGGACGAAGTAAAAAAAGTAGGAATCACAGAAAGTCTCATGGGAAATCGAGGTCACACAGCAAGACTCGGGTATCCAAAGGAGATCCATCAGATGGCTCTCATTTGGATATACCTGCTGAAAGAGAGTATGAGTTCTATGATCCCTTGACTCGATCCCCACGGGAAGGCTGTTTCATAATAGAACACAAGGGAGATAATTTTATAATGCACAGCAACCCTAGCATGATTGAATCTCACTTTCCCATGACACCAGAATGGGATGTGTCTGGTGAGCTGGCCaaaagaagaactgaaatgcCTTTTCCTGAACCTTCCAGGGGAAGCTCCCACTCTAAGGTCCATCGGAGCCACAGCCATACACAGGATAGACGATCGAGGAATGAGCGGTCTAGTAAGGCTAAAGAAAGGTCTAGATCCATGGATAACTCCAAGGGACCTCTGGGCTCAGCTACTTTAGGCACACCTGAAGACATGGGTGAAGGCTGTAGCCCAGATGACCAAACAACTAGCCAAACTTACATTGATGATAGTACCTTAAGGCCATCTCAGTCACTCAGTCATCAAAGGGCTCTGATTTCATCTGCAAGCTACAAAGAGACTTGCATCCCTGAAATAGCTAGCGGCAGTGTAGAAACCCCCAGTTCCTGTAGTCTGCTGGAACAAAAGCCTACGGAGAATTTGCCATCGTATAGTGAGCTCAACTCCTGCACAACAAAATCTGCAGTCGATGACTATTTCCAGTGCAACACGTCCAGTGAGACTGTGCTTACTGCTCCGTCACCACTGGGAAAGAACAAAGAGGATCATGACACGCTGACAGGGACAGATGGGCTCAAAAAAATGACTCCCTCAGAAAGACAGTCTCAGCATGTTCCCAGGGAGCCTGGGGTGCACAAAGAGGAGTCCCCAAAGGGCCCAAGCAGTGGTTCAGTGGTTGTTGGCCAGACTCCAGAGGTGATTGCAAATGGACGGCTGGTTCAACACCACAGTGCTGAATCAAGCAGCCTtgataaaaggaaagaaatatttagcaAGGATACACTCTTCAAACCTCTGCACAACACTCTCTCTGTGAATAGTTTCCATAAGTCTAGCACACCCCTGCTAAAGCCCCATCAAAAGACCCCTTCTGACACGTTACCAGTCAGATGTGAGAAACTTGAACAAGCGATAGTAACCTCAGTCACACAAGTCATGCCTGTCTCACAGAGACAGCAAGAGACAGCTGGGAACCAGGAGGCCTCTTTTGACTACTACAACGTATCTGATGATGACGACTCAGAGGAGGGAACCAACAAAAATGCCGAGGAAGAGAAGAACAGGGATGATGTTGGCACAATGCAGTGGCTCctggagagggaaaaagagagagatctGCAAAGAAAGTTCGAGAAGAATCTCACTCTTCTCACcccaaaagaaacagaaaatagcaaCAACCAGAGAGCCACCCACTCAGCCCGTCTGGACAGCAtggacagcagcagcattacTGTGGACAGCGGGTTCAACTCTCCACG GTTAAGAATCCTTCACTCGAGCATACTTCTTTCTCCCTCTGGACTTTAG